One genomic segment of Bacteroidia bacterium includes these proteins:
- a CDS encoding helix-turn-helix transcriptional regulator: protein MRTKTNMPRILKIYKIKDYQIICIFNTGEYRLIDFQKLFQEWEITTNDIEYKLTDLKEFRKVKLINQTLAWENIKIEVLDIENKKINGYFDLSPDILYQNSVSYQINKGFRLGKILRMARINAGYTQTELAMKSGTTTQYISKIENEKSGIEISTLQKIVEIGLGKKLKIDISN from the coding sequence ATGAGAACAAAAACTAATATGCCAAGAATTTTAAAAATATATAAGATAAAAGACTACCAAATAATTTGTATATTTAATACAGGAGAATATCGTTTGATTGATTTTCAAAAATTATTTCAAGAATGGGAAATTACAACAAATGATATTGAATATAAATTAACGGATTTAAAAGAGTTCCGAAAAGTCAAATTAATAAATCAAACCTTGGCATGGGAAAATATAAAAATTGAAGTATTAGACATTGAGAATAAAAAGATAAATGGATACTTTGATTTAAGTCCAGATATCTTATATCAAAACAGTGTTTCATACCAAATAAATAAAGGATTCAGACTGGGAAAAATATTAAGAATGGCAAGAATAAATGCAGGCTATACACAAACAGAATTAGCAATGAAAAGCGGAACAACAACTCAATATATATCAAAGATTGAGAATGAAAAATCTGGAATTGAAATCTCAACTCTTCAGAAAATTGTTGAAATAGGACTTGGCAAAAAATTAAAAATTGATATATCTAATTAA